Within the Chitinivibrio alkaliphilus ACht1 genome, the region GAAGCGGCTTAGGTTGTGAATCGCCCTGTTTCGTTCTTTCGATAAGATCACGTAACCCACGTACCCAAGAGGAATAGCCATGGCGTGGAGTACTCTCACGGGGAGTCGTTTTGCTGCTCCTACAATACAGTGGACAAGGCAAAACCCGATATAATGACGAAGTGGTCGTGTAAATTTTCTCACAAGGGTATCCTTAAAAGCGGTCAATTAAGTCGTCTGAGGAGTCGTTTTCTTCTCCCGTAGATGAGATTCCCCCGACAACACGGAGTTCAAAATCATCTGGATTTGAGGCATACTGTTTTGCTGTCTCAAAGGAGACCATATCGAGTTTGTACAGCTGCTCAAGGGATTGATCAAAGGACTGGCTGCCGTATTGCTGGTTTCCTGATTTAATAATATCGGGAATTAGGTGGGTTTTTTCTGCGTCGCGCAGATACTCCTCTGTGGCAGCATGATTTACCATTATTTCCGTAGCAGGAACCATACCTGCTTTGTCATCACGCGGGAGAAGTCGCATTGAAATCACCGATTGCAGTACACTACTCATAAGAAGTCGGACTTGTTGATGTTGATGTGCGGGAAAAAATGAGACAGCCCGGGAAATTGTTTCTACTGCATTAAGGGTGTGCATAGTACTTAATACTAAATGCCCCGTATCTGCAGCCGTGAGAGCTCCAAGCATGGTTTCTTCATCTCGTATTTCCCCCATAAAAATAACATCGGGATCTTGCCGCATGGCAGCACGTAGAGCCGTGGTGTAGGAAGAGGTATCCTGGCCAATTTCCCGTTGTGCAACGGCTGATTTTTTGTTTCTATGAAGAAACTCAATGGGGTCTTCAATGGTGATTATATTTGATGCACGATGGCTATTGATGTGATCAATCATTGATGCAAGAAGGGTTGATTTTCCCGAGCCGGTGGTTCCTGTCACAAGAATGAGACCGCGCTTCTGCATGGCCAGCTCCAAAACAATATCGGGAACATTGAGTGAGTGGAAGGGAGGGATTTCAGATTTAATATGACGAATGGCAAGAGAGGGGGTTCCCCGCTGATTAAAGGCATTTAATCGGAATCTGCCGAGACCGGGTACCCCAACCCCCGCATCTATTTCCTGCTTCTGTTTCAGTGCCTTTTCCTGCCACTGATTCAGGAGCCCTTGGATTATAATATTCATATCTTCCACGGTGAGAGTCTTGGTTTTTGCACCGACAAGATTGCCGTGAATCCGATAGTACGGTACACATCCAACACGCAGGTGAAGGTCTGAGGCTTTGTTGCGAACCATGGTATGCAAGAGGCTTTTATAGTCCATAGAAATATCCTTTAAATACAGGTGAGACTTCGGCTGCTGTGTGAGAGGAGATCATATCCTTCCTCAGTAACAATAAGAAGATCTTCAATGCGCACTCCTCCCGTATGAGGCAGGTAAATGCCTGGTTCAACCGTAATAACCATGCCTGGTTTCAAGACGGCATCACTTTTTTTGTTCAAGGCCGGATACTCATGTATCCGCAGCCCTACTCCATGGCCCGTTCCGTGTTGAAAATGTGGCCCATATCCTGCATCTTCAATGATGGATCGGCATGTAGCATCAATTGTTGCGGCAGAAACCCCGGCGCGCACCGCCTTTTTCCCCATCTCCTGGGCATGGGATACTGTGCGGTAGATCTCTTCCATGTGTGGACTGATCTTGGTTGAGAAAAAGGTACGGGTCATATCAGAGCAATATCCGTGATATGTACATCCAAAGTCAATCAGTATGGTATCTCCTTCTTGAAGTACTTTTTTGGAAGAGGGGGTGCCGTGTGGAAGAGAACTGTGTTTGCCAAAAAGCATGATTGTGGGAAAGGATGGACCTTCGCTTCCTTCTTCCAGACAGAGTTTTTCCAGAAGACGGGCCGCGCTATATTCATCTATTCCTGGGGTGAGGTGTGGCAGTAGTTTATTGAGGGCTCGATCCGCCAT harbors:
- a CDS encoding type IV pilus twitching motility protein PilT; translated protein: MDYKSLLHTMVRNKASDLHLRVGCVPYYRIHGNLVGAKTKTLTVEDMNIIIQGLLNQWQEKALKQKQEIDAGVGVPGLGRFRLNAFNQRGTPSLAIRHIKSEIPPFHSLNVPDIVLELAMQKRGLILVTGTTGSGKSTLLASMIDHINSHRASNIITIEDPIEFLHRNKKSAVAQREIGQDTSSYTTALRAAMRQDPDVIFMGEIRDEETMLGALTAADTGHLVLSTMHTLNAVETISRAVSFFPAHQHQQVRLLMSSVLQSVISMRLLPRDDKAGMVPATEIMVNHAATEEYLRDAEKTHLIPDIIKSGNQQYGSQSFDQSLEQLYKLDMVSFETAKQYASNPDDFELRVVGGISSTGEENDSSDDLIDRF
- a CDS encoding aminopeptidase P family protein, which gives rise to MTNRIRDVRSYLNQKDLTGILLTESISIRYIADFISSNAALLIFHETVYLLTDFRYAEKAQELCTHTGWTFLPVTNSLFAPLSKVLSPSMRIGIESESLTLDSFAEMQKHLSGVEFFHCKRDIHLISAQKQRDELTYISTAAAMADRALNKLLPHLTPGIDEYSAARLLEKLCLEEGSEGPSFPTIMLFGKHSSLPHGTPSSKKVLQEGDTILIDFGCTYHGYCSDMTRTFFSTKISPHMEEIYRTVSHAQEMGKKAVRAGVSAATIDATCRSIIEDAGYGPHFQHGTGHGVGLRIHEYPALNKKSDAVLKPGMVITVEPGIYLPHTGGVRIEDLLIVTEEGYDLLSHSSRSLTCI